The proteins below come from a single Paludibacter jiangxiensis genomic window:
- a CDS encoding DUF4382 domain-containing protein has translation MKKLLFFMAVAATLLVTSCTNTINEPGSRIVSVYLTDDPMFHRPDMPWLRYKSVNLDVKAIQYIGKDSIWKDATFTEAVYNIKMLANGDSALLSKINIPSGEIVRHIRFVLGKSNSVVLSDGTTKQLIIPSKSDSSIVVKAREVAPTGSYSIMLDFDIARSIIRDRSGNYILIPKMRGFIMECTQSIEGFILPRKLLTKVFVVNGTDTVSTLSDTLRMNYFKLSGFVPGSYTVKFMPVDSGYVTLSKTVTLSGHNRAMLGEVKVTH, from the coding sequence ATGAAAAAATTGTTATTTTTTATGGCCGTTGCGGCCACTTTGCTCGTAACATCGTGTACCAATACGATAAATGAGCCTGGCTCAAGAATTGTGTCAGTTTACCTGACCGACGATCCTATGTTTCATCGTCCGGATATGCCCTGGCTCCGCTATAAGTCAGTAAATCTTGACGTCAAAGCGATTCAGTATATCGGCAAGGATTCTATCTGGAAAGATGCGACTTTTACCGAAGCTGTCTATAACATCAAAATGTTGGCGAATGGCGACAGTGCGCTGCTTTCAAAAATCAACATTCCAAGTGGCGAAATTGTACGCCATATTCGTTTTGTTCTGGGTAAGAGTAATTCGGTTGTTCTGTCGGATGGCACCACCAAACAGTTAATCATTCCTTCTAAAAGCGACAGTTCTATTGTGGTGAAAGCAAGAGAAGTAGCTCCTACAGGCAGTTACAGTATTATGCTCGACTTCGATATTGCACGTTCCATCATCAGAGACAGAAGCGGAAATTACATTCTGATTCCTAAAATGAGAGGCTTTATTATGGAATGTACGCAAAGTATCGAAGGTTTTATTTTACCGCGTAAATTGCTCACCAAGGTGTTTGTGGTTAACGGAACGGATACGGTTTCCACTCTTTCGGATACCCTCCGGATGAATTATTTCAAGTTAAGCGGATTTGTCCCCGGTTCATATACGGTTAAATTTATGCCGGTTGACAGCGGATATGTCACGTTGTCCAAAACAGTAACTCTGTCGGGTCACAACAGAGCGATGCTTGGCGAAGTGAAAGTAACTCATTGA
- a CDS encoding polysaccharide deacetylase family protein, which produces MHKVILSVIIILSAGCPFISCNRSAGSNAPSAPLSQQSQPSQDKTINSASEILAKQEVPVLCYHRIEDGRKDDYTVSPAQFEAQISALADSGYHAILPDQLYEYLAHNEKLPSKPVMITFDDSRVEHALIAAPVLEKHGFRGVFFIMTITYNKKNYMSKDQIAQLAKAGHTVGLHTWDHTMVTKYKEEADWKKEVADPKKGLEGITGKPVEYFAYPYGIWNHQAAEELHKQMKLSFTLISKRDSVYPLQTVRRMVAPAWTPQGLIKAMHKTFEKKEKK; this is translated from the coding sequence ATGCATAAAGTAATCCTTTCAGTTATAATAATCCTGTCCGCAGGATGTCCTTTTATCTCCTGCAATCGCAGTGCCGGTAGTAATGCACCTTCCGCTCCCCTGTCGCAGCAAAGTCAGCCGTCTCAAGACAAGACTATCAATAGTGCTTCCGAAATACTTGCAAAACAGGAAGTCCCAGTTCTTTGCTACCACCGCATTGAAGACGGGCGCAAAGATGATTACACGGTTAGTCCGGCTCAATTCGAAGCCCAGATCAGCGCGCTGGCTGACAGCGGTTACCATGCCATTTTGCCCGATCAGCTGTATGAATACCTTGCTCACAACGAAAAATTGCCCTCAAAACCGGTGATGATTACCTTTGACGATTCGCGCGTTGAACATGCCCTAATTGCGGCTCCCGTACTCGAAAAACATGGTTTCCGGGGTGTATTTTTCATCATGACTATCACCTACAACAAGAAGAACTACATGAGTAAGGACCAGATCGCACAACTGGCCAAAGCTGGTCACACGGTAGGTTTGCACACCTGGGATCATACCATGGTGACAAAATACAAGGAAGAGGCTGATTGGAAGAAGGAAGTTGCCGATCCGAAAAAAGGACTGGAAGGAATTACAGGCAAGCCTGTAGAATATTTTGCTTACCCGTATGGAATCTGGAACCATCAGGCTGCCGAAGAGTTGCATAAACAAATGAAGCTCTCGTTTACGCTGATTTCAAAACGTGATTCCGTTTATCCGCTGCAAACGGTCAGAAGAATGGTTGCTCCGGCATGGACGCCGCAGGGCTTGATAAAGGCTATGCATAAGACATTTGAGAAGAAAGAGAAAAAATAA
- a CDS encoding NUDIX hydrolase, protein MVIEDFNRIKEQLGFEEGIHGKEEYFNSVVLVLLMPVNGEYHFVFQKRAANIRQAGEICFPGGKIDETDTSLEQVALRETYEEMGIPADKIEIIGRINTLVAPMGVTVDAFVGIADVSLGELAVNVSEVERVITLPVTYFLDNQPDRYNVKIEVHPTTVDEKSGKEIVLLPVEELGLPAVYKNPWGNYLYKVLVYKTDQGVIWGITARIVHEVARKIAKIKNEQ, encoded by the coding sequence ATGGTTATTGAAGATTTCAACAGGATAAAAGAGCAGTTGGGCTTCGAAGAAGGTATTCACGGGAAAGAAGAGTACTTCAATTCGGTGGTGCTGGTGCTGCTCATGCCGGTAAACGGTGAATATCATTTTGTTTTTCAGAAGCGTGCCGCCAATATTCGTCAGGCCGGCGAAATTTGTTTTCCGGGCGGCAAAATAGACGAAACCGATACTTCGCTGGAGCAGGTTGCCTTGCGCGAAACCTACGAAGAGATGGGGATTCCGGCAGATAAAATTGAAATCATTGGTCGGATCAATACGTTGGTGGCTCCTATGGGTGTGACGGTAGATGCCTTTGTGGGCATCGCGGATGTCAGCTTAGGCGAGCTTGCGGTAAACGTGAGCGAGGTGGAACGGGTGATTACTCTTCCCGTTACCTATTTCTTGGACAATCAACCGGATCGGTATAATGTAAAAATCGAGGTTCATCCTACCACTGTCGATGAAAAAAGCGGTAAAGAAATAGTTCTCTTGCCAGTGGAAGAACTTGGCTTGCCGGCTGTCTATAAAAATCCATGGGGAAACTATCTCTACAAAGTGCTGGTTTACAAAACCGATCAGGGTGTAATCTGGGGAATAACCGCCCGCATTGTCCACGAAGTAGCCCGAAAAATAGCAAAGATAAAAAATGAACAATAA
- a CDS encoding AAA family ATPase, whose amino-acid sequence MKASTPLIITISRQLGCGGAAIGQQVAEKLNIRYVDREIISRAAQRLSVVEKEIDEKDEKIQSFWKSFFQLNALASDAPLPPDMRITTTGEIFKVESDIIQHIAREQAAVIIGRCGYYILKDHPNVITVYLHADKAYRVDRIARQTGMTDKEALEMIEKNDKERGNYIETFTGSKWHDARQFDLCIDTGKTGVDNAVELILNYVIMVHS is encoded by the coding sequence ATGAAAGCGTCTACACCATTAATCATTACCATTAGCCGTCAGTTGGGCTGCGGAGGTGCAGCCATTGGTCAGCAGGTGGCCGAAAAGCTGAATATCCGCTATGTCGATCGCGAGATTATCAGCCGGGCGGCGCAACGACTCTCCGTTGTGGAAAAAGAGATTGACGAAAAGGATGAAAAAATTCAATCGTTCTGGAAGTCATTCTTTCAATTGAATGCTCTGGCATCCGATGCCCCTCTTCCTCCCGATATGCGTATCACAACCACGGGAGAAATCTTCAAGGTAGAAAGTGATATTATCCAACACATTGCCAGGGAACAAGCGGCCGTTATTATCGGGCGTTGCGGGTATTATATCCTGAAAGATCATCCCAACGTAATTACGGTTTATCTCCATGCCGACAAAGCTTACCGTGTGGATCGCATTGCCCGTCAGACCGGCATGACCGACAAAGAAGCTCTCGAAATGATTGAAAAAAATGATAAGGAGAGAGGGAATTACATTGAAACGTTTACCGGTAGTAAATGGCATGATGCACGCCAGTTCGATCTTTGCATTGATACAGGCAAGACCGGAGTGGACAATGCAGTGGAACTAATCCTCAATTATGTAATAATGGTTCATTCGTAG
- a CDS encoding AIPR family protein, protein MSILHISRIKTLLENQVFQHVNLDQIKIEKPKISADELENICLTQSYLLYALKSITGLDYSELSDCIVDNFKDNGIDAILYSKKNNTLYICQSKFNKRGTCSVDKGEILKFLEGINDLLALDFSKFNSKVNSLKENIELAIYSANIRIQIVLIHSGNMLACEIKDLILNKIELLNDTDEVIFFKEFSLVEAYNFLKDSVSGEPINIELDLSNWGINEEPYKSYYGTVNCGSIAELAQNNPKRLFSKNLRSFIGLNSVNYDIVKSIIKTPEHFFYLNNGIVLLCKHINKSPFNSGKRDIGKFKLLDVSVINGAQTVGSIKHAFDKQPERVTNASVFVKIISLENTPKDFDKHITIASNTQNRIEKRDFISLDEQQSRLINEFFLNNLVYHVKRDELIEKKNETNYYFEEATVSLAGFQENVDYSTYAKREIGKLWEDDFYKTLFNKDINVIFLVNIIKVFREIEKYIKTIDDNSRNICFNGMYLISNIIYAKHRNLLLNPNVNIAEFINNTLANDIKEVCQKLVIVYNTRFSVNRIPLSSFKNFNLCREIKETILEIRGTESVIQTSLFDSLDDKKSTSNN, encoded by the coding sequence ATGAGTATTTTACATATTTCTCGAATAAAAACGCTTTTGGAAAATCAAGTTTTTCAACATGTTAACCTTGATCAAATTAAAATTGAAAAACCTAAAATATCAGCAGATGAATTAGAAAATATTTGTTTGACTCAATCATATCTTTTATATGCATTGAAAAGCATAACAGGTTTAGATTATTCAGAATTATCTGATTGTATAGTTGACAATTTCAAAGATAATGGTATTGATGCTATTTTGTATTCAAAGAAAAATAATACATTATATATATGTCAGTCAAAATTTAATAAGAGAGGAACATGCAGTGTAGATAAAGGTGAAATACTAAAATTTCTCGAGGGTATTAATGATTTGTTAGCTCTTGATTTCTCAAAGTTTAATTCAAAAGTGAATAGTTTAAAGGAGAATATTGAATTGGCTATTTATTCTGCAAACATTAGAATTCAGATTGTTTTAATACATTCAGGAAATATGTTGGCTTGTGAAATAAAAGACTTAATATTGAATAAGATCGAGTTATTAAATGATACTGATGAAGTGATTTTTTTTAAAGAATTTAGCCTTGTAGAAGCTTATAATTTTCTAAAGGATTCTGTTTCAGGAGAGCCAATCAATATTGAATTGGATTTGTCAAATTGGGGAATAAACGAAGAACCCTATAAATCATACTATGGAACTGTTAATTGTGGAAGTATAGCAGAATTAGCTCAAAATAATCCCAAAAGACTTTTTTCTAAAAACCTTAGAAGTTTTATTGGGTTAAATTCGGTAAATTATGATATAGTTAAATCAATAATTAAAACACCTGAACACTTCTTTTATTTGAATAATGGGATTGTCCTCTTATGTAAGCATATCAATAAGTCTCCATTTAATAGTGGTAAAAGAGATATTGGTAAGTTCAAACTTCTTGACGTATCAGTTATAAATGGAGCTCAAACTGTTGGTTCGATTAAACATGCTTTTGACAAACAACCGGAGAGAGTAACTAATGCGAGCGTGTTCGTAAAGATAATTTCATTGGAGAATACTCCGAAAGATTTTGACAAGCATATAACAATTGCAAGTAATACTCAGAATAGAATAGAAAAAAGAGATTTTATAAGTTTAGATGAACAACAAAGTAGATTAATAAATGAATTTTTCCTCAATAATTTGGTATATCATGTTAAGCGAGATGAATTGATTGAAAAAAAGAATGAAACAAATTATTATTTTGAAGAAGCTACTGTTTCATTAGCGGGTTTTCAAGAGAATGTTGATTATTCAACTTATGCAAAACGAGAGATTGGTAAATTATGGGAAGATGACTTTTACAAAACTCTGTTTAATAAGGATATAAATGTGATTTTTCTAGTTAATATAATTAAAGTATTTCGCGAAATAGAGAAGTATATAAAAACAATTGATGATAATTCAAGAAATATTTGTTTTAATGGTATGTATTTGATTTCAAATATAATATATGCCAAACATCGAAATTTATTATTAAACCCCAATGTGAATATTGCCGAATTCATAAATAATACGTTGGCTAATGATATAAAAGAAGTATGTCAAAAACTTGTTATAGTTTACAATACACGGTTCTCAGTGAATAGAATCCCCTTGTCTTCTTTTAAAAATTTTAATCTTTGTAGAGAAATTAAAGAGACAATATTAGAAATAAGAGGAACCGAATCAGTCATCCAAACTTCTTTGTTTGATAGTTTGGATGATAAGAAATCTACTTCTAATAATTAA
- the nudC gene encoding NAD(+) diphosphatase, with translation MIQDIFPHRFDNHFVAGKSIEDKDFVLHYKDNTLLLKNDKTGLELPQKKDFTNITDQTEATFLFTLNEVSCFLVWDAPLAKESDITYQEINFFRTASRKEVAWVGVVGYHLRNWYAEHRFCGKCGTKTIHKPDERAMMCPNCHTLFFPKISPAIIVAITSGDKILLAHNAHFKPGWFSLIAGYADVGETLEETVRREVKEEVGLDVKNIRYYTSQPWPLSGSVMVGFTAEADENQPIVIDQNEIAEAAWYTRGNLPDHPTNVSVGGELIEKFEKGEL, from the coding sequence ATGATTCAGGACATATTTCCGCACCGCTTCGATAACCATTTTGTAGCCGGCAAATCGATAGAAGACAAAGACTTCGTTCTTCATTACAAAGACAATACACTGTTACTAAAAAACGACAAAACCGGGCTTGAACTTCCGCAGAAAAAAGATTTCACCAACATCACCGACCAAACGGAAGCTACTTTTTTATTTACGCTTAACGAGGTGTCGTGTTTCCTTGTGTGGGACGCTCCTCTGGCGAAAGAATCGGACATCACCTATCAGGAGATCAATTTCTTCCGTACCGCCAGCCGGAAAGAGGTGGCCTGGGTCGGCGTGGTAGGCTATCACCTGCGCAACTGGTACGCCGAACATCGTTTTTGCGGCAAATGCGGGACAAAAACCATACACAAACCCGACGAACGGGCGATGATGTGCCCCAACTGTCACACGCTCTTCTTCCCGAAGATTTCGCCTGCCATTATCGTTGCTATAACATCCGGTGATAAAATTCTTTTGGCACATAACGCCCATTTCAAGCCCGGATGGTTCTCGCTGATTGCCGGATATGCCGATGTGGGGGAAACGCTGGAAGAGACCGTGCGCCGCGAAGTAAAAGAAGAAGTAGGACTCGATGTGAAGAACATTCGTTATTACACCAGTCAGCCTTGGCCTTTGTCGGGATCGGTAATGGTAGGTTTCACGGCCGAAGCCGACGAAAACCAGCCGATAGTGATCGATCAGAACGAAATTGCCGAAGCTGCCTGGTACACCCGCGGCAACCTGCCCGACCATCCCACCAATGTGAGCGTGGGCGGCGAGTTGATAGAGAAGTTTGAAAAGGGAGAATTGTAA
- the trpS gene encoding tryptophan--tRNA ligase: MSDTEKMELGTYEATVERSRKLEEDLSVHPEKYRVLTGDRPTGRLHIGHLFGSLQNRVRLHNLGVETFIVIADYQVLTDRDSFDKISENVRQLTLDYLAAGIDPTDGKTFIFPHSYVPELNQLLLPFLTLVSNAELNRNPTVKEEIQASGLKSINAGMYTYPVHQAADILFCKGNVVPVGKDQLPHLELTRVIARRFNDKFAPNNPVFPEPQPLLSKSPMILGLDGGQKMSKSRNNAIMLSATEDETAALIKKAKTDAERFITYEPERRPEIANLLSLISMCTGETPEAIAAKIGNGGGGQLKKMLTESINEYLRPFRQKRIELESNMDYVRQVILNGAQKAREVGTATLEEVRAAMNMKI; this comes from the coding sequence ATGTCGGATACAGAAAAAATGGAACTGGGAACCTACGAGGCTACCGTTGAGAGAAGCAGAAAACTGGAAGAGGATTTAAGCGTACATCCCGAAAAATACCGTGTACTTACCGGCGACCGTCCTACCGGCCGTCTGCACATCGGTCACCTTTTCGGTTCGCTGCAAAACCGCGTACGCCTGCACAATCTGGGCGTTGAAACCTTTATCGTCATTGCCGATTACCAGGTGCTTACCGACCGCGATTCGTTCGATAAAATTTCCGAAAACGTCCGTCAGTTGACACTTGACTATCTGGCAGCCGGCATCGATCCTACCGACGGCAAGACCTTTATCTTCCCACACAGCTATGTACCCGAACTGAACCAGCTCTTACTTCCGTTCCTTACACTGGTATCCAACGCCGAACTCAACCGTAACCCGACGGTGAAAGAAGAGATTCAGGCTTCGGGCTTAAAGAGCATCAACGCCGGCATGTACACATATCCTGTTCATCAGGCCGCCGATATTCTGTTCTGCAAAGGGAACGTGGTACCTGTTGGAAAAGACCAGTTGCCTCACTTAGAACTGACCCGCGTAATCGCCCGTCGCTTCAACGATAAATTTGCGCCTAACAATCCCGTATTTCCGGAACCGCAACCACTCTTGAGCAAGTCACCGATGATTCTCGGTCTGGACGGCGGACAGAAGATGAGCAAAAGCCGCAACAACGCCATCATGCTGAGCGCCACCGAAGACGAAACGGCGGCTCTCATCAAAAAGGCAAAAACAGATGCAGAACGCTTCATTACCTACGAACCCGAACGTCGTCCCGAGATTGCAAATCTCTTATCGCTGATCTCGATGTGCACGGGCGAAACACCGGAAGCCATCGCAGCAAAAATCGGTAACGGAGGCGGAGGACAGCTCAAAAAAATGCTTACCGAATCGATCAACGAATACCTGCGTCCCTTCCGCCAGAAACGTATAGAACTGGAATCCAACATGGATTATGTACGTCAGGTGATACTCAACGGTGCACAAAAGGCAAGGGAAGTGGGAACCGCCACCCTCGAAGAGGTTCGCGCTGCAATGAATATGAAGATCTGA
- a CDS encoding NAD(P)H-binding protein, translating into MKAIVIGGSGATGKYLVRRLLADDRFDEIVLLLRKPAAETHPKIKQVIVDFDKLNDFAEQINGDVAFSCLGTTLKDAGSKEAQWKVDYDYQYNFAKIARQNGIATFVLMSAQNADAKSSFFYSRMKGELEQSIEALGFDKLVIVQPGLLLRPGTERLVEKLSVKMLSVFNKVGMLKQYAPTHVDQVAAAMIQHALSGRSGICRVKNKEITGHRD; encoded by the coding sequence ATGAAAGCAATAGTAATCGGAGGTTCGGGAGCCACGGGAAAATATTTGGTCAGGCGACTGCTTGCCGATGACCGTTTTGACGAGATTGTGTTACTACTGCGCAAACCAGCCGCAGAGACACATCCCAAAATCAAACAGGTCATTGTCGATTTTGACAAGCTGAATGACTTTGCAGAACAGATCAATGGAGATGTGGCTTTTTCCTGCTTAGGCACCACCTTAAAGGATGCGGGAAGCAAAGAGGCGCAGTGGAAAGTGGATTACGATTACCAATATAACTTTGCTAAAATTGCCCGGCAAAATGGCATCGCAACCTTTGTACTGATGTCGGCTCAGAATGCCGATGCGAAATCGTCGTTCTTCTACAGTCGCATGAAGGGAGAACTGGAACAAAGCATCGAAGCGCTCGGATTCGACAAACTTGTAATCGTACAACCCGGCTTGCTGCTGCGTCCCGGTACAGAGCGCTTAGTGGAAAAACTATCAGTAAAGATGCTATCTGTATTCAACAAAGTTGGAATGCTAAAACAATACGCACCCACTCACGTCGATCAGGTTGCGGCGGCTATGATACAACACGCCTTGTCGGGTAGATCCGGTATCTGCAGAGTGAAGAACAAAGAGATAACAGGCCACAGAGATTAG
- a CDS encoding flavodoxin domain-containing protein — MKKRDFLKGSLLTMGALLLPRKIWAMDFYPTTSKAEWAVLYGTWCGSSRDAAAWISEGMNGIAKVFDVRENPDLSGYKYVIVGGSIRAGKTTPELQRYLTEHNEQLKGKIKGLFAVCGNMKQPVTQVQYQQLIDNHLSKLTGVSNVASKVFLGRITWGLMDPDARKQLQAFNMDEYDNLKRSECMAFGKEVLRSVAP; from the coding sequence ATGAAAAAACGCGATTTTTTAAAAGGCAGCCTGCTCACAATGGGAGCCTTGTTGCTGCCCCGAAAGATATGGGCAATGGACTTTTACCCCACAACGTCAAAAGCCGAATGGGCCGTTCTTTACGGTACCTGGTGCGGTTCATCACGCGATGCCGCCGCCTGGATTTCGGAAGGGATGAATGGCATTGCAAAAGTATTCGACGTGAGAGAAAATCCAGACTTATCGGGCTACAAATACGTGATTGTGGGCGGATCGATACGCGCCGGTAAAACCACTCCCGAACTGCAACGCTACCTGACGGAGCACAATGAACAGCTGAAAGGTAAGATAAAAGGATTGTTTGCCGTATGCGGTAATATGAAACAGCCCGTAACTCAGGTGCAGTACCAGCAACTAATCGACAACCACCTTTCCAAGTTGACGGGCGTAAGCAATGTAGCATCCAAGGTATTTCTCGGGCGCATCACCTGGGGACTGATGGATCCCGATGCGCGCAAACAGTTACAGGCTTTTAATATGGACGAATACGACAACCTGAAACGCAGCGAATGTATGGCATTCGGCAAAGAGGTGTTACGTTCCGTAGCTCCGTAA
- the cbiB gene encoding adenosylcobinamide-phosphate synthase CbiB, with protein MLSPLLPAFLLDALLGDPRRLPHPIRLFGNIIAFFEQRWNRGQYRFQKGALLTILLVCGAWAIFYAAEQLLRPYPVAAYLFAVVFIFYGLANRSLIGEALEVEKVLSIEGLEAGRKRLSWIVGRDTSQLNATQIRTAVLETLAENLSDGVVAPLFYFAIGGVPLMFAYKMVNTLDSMIGYKSERYRQFGSFAARTDDVFNFIPARITALLMLLVTFRWNVVPFVLKYGPKHASPNSGYPESAMAGILKCRFGGPNVYHGVLVEKPFIGENQREITAKDIRMACAVNFAVATVAVLVIVLLRSYGT; from the coding sequence ATGCTTTCTCCTCTCTTACCCGCTTTTCTACTCGATGCCCTGCTGGGCGATCCGCGACGGTTGCCGCATCCCATCCGTTTGTTTGGAAATATCATTGCTTTTTTTGAGCAACGTTGGAATCGTGGGCAGTATCGCTTTCAGAAGGGAGCTTTGCTGACTATTTTATTGGTCTGTGGTGCGTGGGCAATCTTTTATGCGGCCGAGCAATTGTTGAGACCCTATCCGGTAGCGGCTTATCTTTTTGCCGTCGTTTTTATCTTTTACGGGTTGGCCAACCGCAGCCTAATCGGCGAAGCGTTGGAGGTGGAAAAGGTGCTGAGTATCGAAGGTCTCGAAGCTGGTCGCAAACGGTTGAGCTGGATTGTAGGGCGGGATACCTCGCAACTCAATGCTACGCAGATTCGTACCGCTGTACTCGAAACACTGGCCGAAAACCTGAGCGATGGTGTGGTGGCGCCCCTCTTTTATTTTGCCATAGGTGGCGTACCATTGATGTTTGCCTACAAGATGGTGAATACCCTCGATTCGATGATTGGCTACAAAAGCGAGCGTTACCGGCAGTTTGGCAGTTTTGCCGCCCGTACCGACGACGTGTTCAACTTTATTCCGGCGCGCATCACCGCCCTGTTGATGCTGTTGGTTACCTTCCGGTGGAATGTAGTTCCCTTTGTGCTGAAGTATGGACCGAAACACGCCAGTCCCAATTCGGGTTATCCCGAATCGGCCATGGCGGGGATTCTGAAGTGCCGTTTCGGCGGACCGAACGTGTATCACGGCGTCTTGGTGGAGAAGCCGTTTATCGGCGAAAACCAGCGCGAAATTACGGCTAAAGATATCCGCATGGCGTGTGCCGTCAACTTTGCCGTGGCAACGGTAGCTGTGCTAGTTATCGTCTTGTTACGGAGCTACGGAACGTAA
- a CDS encoding pyridoxal phosphate-dependent aminotransferase, with product MIEGHGNDLHRYGDKVKSDFSSNVAARRVPEALLSFLATQLEAIATYPEPDSETLRIALGKRLQVDENQVFVTNGSVEAFYTIAAAFRQSRSLVLVPSFAEYEDACRMHDHTIFYKSNELLHDAGNVRPQLVWLGNPNNPDGRLYAAKEIEEQLRQNSDTVFVVDEAYGELCSGFESVVGLVNRFDNLIVVHSMTKQYVLPGLRLGYMVTRRSLATRLRSFSVPWTVNALAQKVGIYLTSREDLYFQNKENILRNSTGLQKRFSSLSGITVTPSPCNFFLLRTEQLEAAVVKERLMNDFGLLIRDASNFRGLDNHAIRISVQTDEENEQLFRSMKNILESGANH from the coding sequence ATGATTGAGGGACACGGTAATGATTTGCATCGTTACGGCGATAAGGTAAAGAGCGATTTCAGTTCGAATGTCGCGGCGCGTCGGGTGCCGGAGGCTCTGCTGTCGTTTCTGGCAACACAGTTGGAGGCGATCGCGACCTATCCCGAACCCGATTCGGAAACGTTGCGAATTGCTTTAGGTAAACGGCTTCAGGTTGATGAAAATCAGGTGTTTGTGACTAACGGTTCGGTGGAAGCATTTTACACCATTGCCGCCGCGTTTCGTCAGAGCCGGTCACTTGTGCTGGTTCCCTCTTTTGCCGAGTACGAGGATGCCTGCCGGATGCACGATCACACGATTTTTTACAAAAGCAATGAACTGTTGCATGACGCAGGCAATGTCCGTCCGCAGTTAGTGTGGCTGGGTAATCCCAATAATCCCGACGGCCGTTTGTATGCCGCGAAGGAAATTGAGGAGCAATTGCGGCAAAATTCCGATACCGTTTTTGTGGTAGACGAAGCCTACGGCGAACTATGTTCCGGCTTTGAGTCGGTAGTGGGGTTGGTGAATCGGTTTGACAACCTGATTGTGGTGCATTCGATGACCAAGCAGTACGTTTTACCCGGCTTGCGACTGGGATATATGGTGACGAGACGATCACTGGCCACCCGCTTGCGATCCTTCTCCGTTCCGTGGACGGTAAATGCACTGGCTCAGAAAGTTGGTATCTATTTAACGAGTCGCGAAGATTTGTATTTTCAAAACAAAGAAAATATTCTTCGCAATTCAACAGGACTGCAAAAACGGTTTTCATCTCTTTCGGGAATCACCGTGACACCTTCGCCTTGCAACTTCTTTCTATTGCGAACTGAACAGTTGGAAGCTGCGGTAGTAAAGGAACGGTTGATGAACGATTTTGGACTGCTGATACGCGATGCCTCCAACTTCCGCGGTTTGGACAATCATGCTATCCGAATTTCGGTGCAAACGGACGAAGAGAACGAACAGCTGTTTCGGTCGATGAAGAATATTTTAGAATCAGGAGCCAATCATTAA